Proteins from a genomic interval of Clostridium scatologenes:
- a CDS encoding histidinol phosphate phosphatase, which yields MFDTHIHTKFSSDSKMELEDAIKYAKNKNISMIITEHMDLKFPKEGLFCFDAAQYFQKYDKYRGEDLLLGVEIGMKGDCVEESKKVAKNNPFDYIIGSVHLVNNLDIYYEEYYKEKNKKEAYKKYFIAMLESIKTYDFIDSMGHIDYISRYAKYEDKEIYYEEYSDIIDEILKVLINTDKCMELNTRRLNDENAVKNIIPIYKRFRELGGQNITIGSDAHNALSIGSNFNVAKDIATLCNLKIVYFKNRKKEYEKD from the coding sequence ATGTTTGATACTCATATACACACAAAGTTTTCTTCGGATTCAAAAATGGAACTAGAAGATGCTATAAAATATGCTAAAAACAAAAATATATCTATGATAATAACTGAGCATATGGATTTGAAATTTCCTAAGGAAGGACTATTTTGTTTTGATGCAGCACAATATTTTCAAAAATATGATAAATATAGAGGAGAAGACCTTCTACTTGGTGTTGAAATTGGAATGAAGGGAGATTGTGTTGAAGAAAGTAAGAAGGTTGCAAAAAATAATCCTTTTGATTATATAATAGGATCTGTACATTTAGTGAATAATTTAGATATTTATTATGAAGAATATTATAAAGAAAAAAATAAAAAAGAAGCATATAAAAAGTATTTTATTGCTATGTTAGAATCTATAAAGACCTATGATTTTATAGATAGCATGGGACATATAGATTATATTTCAAGGTATGCTAAGTATGAAGACAAGGAAATATATTATGAAGAATACTCAGATATAATTGATGAAATATTAAAAGTTTTGATAAATACAGATAAATGTATGGAACTCAATACTAGAAGACTTAATGATGAAAATGCAGTAAAAAACATAATACCTATTTATAAAAGATTTAGAGAGCTTGGTGGACAAAATATAACTATTGGTTCAGATGCACATAATGCACTATCTATTGGAAGTAATTTTAATGTAGCAAAAGACATTGCTACATTATGTAATCTAAAAATAGTATATTTTAAAAATAGAAAGAAAGAGTATGAAAAAGATTAA
- a CDS encoding methyl-accepting chemotaxis protein → MKGRMKLHTQIIAILIFMAIIPQCIIAFFNYYYVKKNFNNIFNDYLYTTLGKIDETIKSVDQSSRESVDMISKNTNNQNVLKDTNAANSILDFNNVYAQSHKEVSAAYLGVSDGRMLVQPKQDLPQGYDPRKRPWYPQGVSKNGEIVLTDPYEDAFNKGQYVVSYVKSIKDAASGQVIGVAGIDIKLTQIAQQVANSKIGDSGYVSVIDGTGTIIAHKDSSLIGKNAKDQKWINDVANSGKAGVFEKINGTNYFVYSLKNAETGWKVLGFIPETEFNSKINSIIKMILIIALIVIILAVIIGNLFSKSITKPVENIEKRLFKLSKGDFTEKMDENLKCSIEIESITKSLNLMIGEVVEIIKETVESSKRIKESTEAMVGICQQATGAGEEIAKSIQGIANGASNQAENVDESFKLAELLGEKVKGCLDDSKHMLEASSRVKISTEKGLENINKLVINFDKTAKSNEEVLEEVNVLAENSKKVNEITETIKQITEQTNLLALNASIEAARAGDAGKGFAVVAEEVRKLAEQSGESAEEINSIVNKIGSGVKAVLDKINYSSQIGMETGNSVNETNSSFKDIESDSKLLRSSIEKVSYELEVIGKNRETMVETFSDLARISEDTAASTEEVSASSQEQASGLSEVLVSAEKLNKLTEELDAAVKNFKIN, encoded by the coding sequence ATGAAAGGAAGAATGAAGCTTCACACACAAATTATAGCAATATTAATTTTTATGGCAATAATACCTCAATGTATTATAGCTTTTTTTAATTATTATTATGTAAAGAAAAATTTTAACAATATTTTTAATGATTATTTATATACTACTCTTGGAAAAATAGATGAAACAATTAAGTCTGTTGATCAAAGCAGTAGGGAGTCAGTTGACATGATATCTAAGAATACTAATAATCAAAATGTACTTAAAGATACTAATGCTGCTAACTCAATTCTTGATTTTAATAATGTTTATGCACAAAGTCATAAAGAAGTAAGTGCTGCTTATCTAGGTGTAAGTGATGGAAGAATGCTTGTACAACCTAAACAGGATTTGCCACAGGGTTATGATCCACGAAAGAGACCATGGTATCCACAGGGGGTATCTAAAAATGGAGAAATAGTTCTCACAGATCCTTATGAAGATGCTTTTAATAAAGGTCAATATGTAGTAAGTTATGTAAAGTCAATTAAAGATGCTGCTAGTGGACAAGTTATAGGTGTAGCTGGAATAGATATAAAACTTACTCAAATTGCTCAACAAGTAGCTAATTCAAAAATTGGTGATTCAGGTTATGTATCAGTAATTGATGGAACAGGAACGATAATAGCGCATAAAGATTCTTCACTTATTGGAAAAAATGCTAAAGATCAAAAATGGATAAATGATGTTGCTAATTCAGGAAAAGCAGGAGTATTTGAAAAGATAAATGGTACAAATTATTTTGTATATAGTTTAAAAAATGCTGAAACTGGATGGAAAGTACTTGGTTTTATACCTGAAACAGAGTTTAACTCAAAAATAAATAGTATTATAAAAATGATACTTATTATAGCATTAATAGTAATCATTTTAGCAGTAATAATTGGAAACTTATTTTCTAAATCTATTACTAAGCCTGTAGAGAATATTGAAAAAAGGTTGTTTAAGCTTAGCAAGGGAGATTTTACAGAGAAAATGGATGAAAATCTGAAATGCAGTATAGAAATAGAGTCTATAACAAAATCTTTGAATTTAATGATAGGTGAAGTGGTAGAAATAATTAAAGAAACAGTTGAGAGTTCTAAGCGTATAAAGGAATCTACGGAAGCTATGGTTGGTATATGTCAACAAGCTACTGGTGCAGGAGAGGAAATAGCTAAATCAATACAAGGTATTGCTAATGGAGCTTCAAATCAAGCAGAAAATGTAGATGAAAGCTTTAAATTAGCTGAACTTTTAGGAGAAAAGGTAAAAGGATGCTTGGATGATTCAAAACATATGCTAGAGGCATCTAGTAGAGTTAAAATTTCTACAGAAAAGGGTTTAGAAAATATAAATAAGCTAGTAATTAATTTTGATAAAACTGCCAAATCCAATGAAGAAGTTTTGGAAGAAGTAAATGTACTTGCTGAAAATTCTAAAAAGGTTAATGAAATAACTGAAACTATAAAACAAATAACAGAACAAACTAATTTGCTTGCACTAAATGCTAGTATAGAGGCAGCTAGAGCTGGTGATGCTGGAAAAGGTTTTGCAGTGGTAGCAGAAGAAGTAAGAAAGTTAGCAGAGCAATCTGGAGAATCAGCAGAAGAAATTAATTCTATAGTAAACAAAATTGGAAGTGGTGTTAAAGCTGTTTTGGATAAAATTAATTATTCTTCACAAATAGGTATGGAAACAGGAAACAGTGTAAATGAAACTAATTCATCATTTAAAGATATTGAAAGTGATTCCAAATTACTTAGAAGTAGTATAGAAAAGGTAAGTTATGAGTTAGAGGTAATTGGCAAAAATAGAGAAACTATGGTAGAAACCTTCTCTGATTTAGCACGAATTTCTGAAGATACGGCAGCTTCTACAGAAGAAGTTAGTGCATCATCACAGGAACAAGCTAGTGGACTTAGTGAAGTTTTAGTATCTGCAGAAAAATTAAATAAATTAACAGAAGAATTAGATGCTGCAGTTAAAAACTTTAAAATTAATTAA
- the hisE gene encoding phosphoribosyl-ATP diphosphatase yields the protein MELKNIVQQLYEIVEDRKENPIEGSYTSYLFKEGVDKILKKVGEETAEVIIGAKNNSKDETVYEISDLFYHVVVLMVQQGIKIEDIMTELEKRRQKICNKKPERKEVESIH from the coding sequence ATGGAATTAAAAAACATAGTACAACAACTTTATGAAATAGTAGAGGATAGAAAGGAAAATCCAATAGAAGGATCTTACACAAGTTATCTTTTTAAAGAAGGTGTAGATAAAATTTTAAAAAAAGTTGGAGAAGAAACAGCTGAAGTTATTATAGGAGCTAAAAATAATAGTAAGGATGAAACAGTTTATGAAATAAGTGATTTGTTTTATCATGTTGTAGTTTTAATGGTACAGCAGGGAATAAAAATAGAAGACATAATGACAGAACTTGAAAAGAGAAGACAAAAAATATGTAACAAAAAACCAGAAAGAAAAGAAGTAGAAAGTATACATTAG
- the hisI gene encoding phosphoribosyl-AMP cyclohydrolase produces MQDLEKVDKVNFTKLNFSNKLIPAIVQDFKNNEVLMLAYMNEESLRKTLETGTTWFWSRSRSEFWNKGATSGHYQYVKAIYVDCDEDTLLIKVEQIGAACHTGNRTCFYRNVSI; encoded by the coding sequence ATGCAAGACTTAGAAAAAGTAGATAAGGTGAATTTTACAAAATTAAACTTTAGTAATAAATTAATTCCTGCAATAGTTCAAGATTTTAAAAATAATGAAGTACTTATGCTTGCTTATATGAATGAAGAATCCTTAAGAAAGACTCTGGAAACTGGGACTACTTGGTTTTGGAGTAGGTCTAGAAGTGAATTTTGGAATAAAGGAGCAACATCAGGACATTATCAATATGTAAAAGCTATTTATGTGGATTGTGATGAGGATACTCTTCTCATAAAAGTAGAGCAAATAGGAGCTGCTTGTCATACAGGGAACAGAACCTGTTTTTATAGAAATGTTTCCATTTAA
- the hisF gene encoding imidazole glycerol phosphate synthase subunit HisF, producing MLTKRIVPCLDVNMGRVVKGINFVNLKDVGDPVSIAEAYNKEGADEIVFLDITATHEGRKTMIDVVRKTAEKVFIPLTVGGGIRDLEDFKNILRAGADKVSVNSAAIRNPELIKNASDRFGSQCVVVAIDAKMREDKTGWNVVINGGRIDTGLDAVQWAKKAEDLGAGEILLTSMNTDGTKSGYDIMLTKAITESVNIPVIASGGCGTLEHFYEVFANSGADAALAASLFHYRELSIKQVKEYLKEKNIEIRD from the coding sequence TTGCTTACAAAGAGAATAGTACCTTGTTTAGATGTAAATATGGGCAGGGTAGTAAAAGGAATTAATTTTGTAAATTTAAAGGATGTAGGGGACCCTGTAAGTATAGCAGAAGCTTATAACAAGGAAGGTGCAGATGAAATTGTATTTTTAGATATAACTGCTACACATGAAGGAAGAAAGACTATGATAGATGTAGTTAGAAAAACAGCAGAAAAAGTATTTATACCCCTTACAGTTGGTGGTGGTATAAGGGATTTAGAGGATTTTAAAAACATTTTAAGAGCAGGTGCTGACAAAGTATCTGTTAACTCAGCAGCAATAAGAAATCCAGAGCTTATAAAAAATGCATCAGATAGATTTGGAAGTCAGTGCGTGGTAGTAGCTATAGACGCTAAGATGAGAGAAGATAAAACAGGTTGGAATGTTGTTATAAATGGTGGAAGAATAGATACAGGTTTGGATGCCGTACAGTGGGCAAAAAAGGCAGAAGATCTTGGAGCTGGCGAAATACTTTTAACAAGTATGAATACAGATGGAACAAAGTCTGGATATGACATAATGCTTACTAAGGCTATAACAGAGTCAGTAAACATACCTGTAATAGCATCAGGAGGCTGTGGAACTTTAGAACATTTTTATGAAGTTTTTGCTAATTCAGGTGCAGATGCAGCATTAGCAGCTTCGCTTTTCCACTATAGGGAACTAAGTATAAAACAAGTTAAAGAATATTTAAAGGAAAAAAATATAGAAATAAGGGATTAA
- the hisC gene encoding histidinol-phosphate transaminase, producing MSKYWSEITKSIEPYVCGEQPKDKKYIKLNTNENPYPPSPKVLEAIKNAANGDLRLYPDPDCDEFRKTIAEHYNLSKDEIFIGNGSDEVLAFSFLTFFNTNETIIFPDISYSFYPVYAGLYNLNYRLAKLEDDFSIPVSEFAEKNGGVIIPNPNAPTGRCLDTDSIKRILNYNSNKVVIIDEAYIDFGGNSVVGLIKEYDNLLVVQTLSKSRSLAGIRVGFAMGNEELIQGLNRVKNSFNSYTIDKVAAAASVAAIKDEEYFIECVTKVINTRERIVKKLKSLGFNVIPSKANFIFIAHKDYAASDLFTKLREKSVLVRYFNKERINNYLRVSIGSDEEMDFFIEKLKEIMNEI from the coding sequence ATGAGTAAGTATTGGAGTGAAATTACGAAAAGTATAGAACCTTATGTTTGCGGAGAGCAGCCTAAGGATAAAAAATATATAAAATTGAATACAAATGAGAATCCATATCCTCCATCGCCTAAAGTGTTAGAAGCGATAAAAAATGCAGCTAATGGGGATTTGAGATTGTATCCAGATCCTGATTGTGATGAATTTAGAAAAACTATTGCTGAGCATTATAATTTAAGCAAAGATGAAATATTTATAGGCAATGGTTCTGATGAGGTTTTAGCTTTTTCATTTTTAACTTTTTTTAACACTAATGAGACTATTATCTTTCCTGATATTAGTTACAGTTTTTATCCTGTTTATGCTGGATTATATAATTTAAATTATAGGCTTGCAAAATTAGAAGATGATTTTTCTATACCAGTTAGTGAGTTTGCAGAAAAAAATGGAGGAGTAATTATTCCAAATCCTAATGCACCGACAGGAAGGTGTCTTGATACAGATTCTATAAAGAGAATTTTAAATTACAATTCTAATAAAGTAGTTATAATTGATGAAGCTTATATAGATTTTGGTGGAAATTCAGTAGTTGGACTTATAAAAGAATATGATAATCTCTTGGTAGTACAAACACTTTCTAAATCAAGATCATTGGCAGGAATTCGTGTAGGTTTTGCCATGGGTAATGAAGAACTTATACAAGGATTAAATAGAGTGAAAAATTCTTTTAATTCTTATACCATAGATAAGGTGGCAGCAGCAGCATCGGTGGCAGCAATAAAGGATGAAGAGTATTTCATAGAATGTGTAACAAAGGTAATAAACACAAGAGAGAGGATTGTAAAAAAATTAAAATCTTTAGGATTTAATGTAATACCTTCAAAGGCTAATTTTATTTTCATAGCACATAAGGATTATGCTGCTAGTGACTTATTTACTAAGCTAAGAGAAAAAAGTGTATTAGTACGATATTTCAATAAAGAAAGAATAAATAATTATTTAAGAGTAAGTATAGGGTCAGATGAAGAGATGGACTTCTTCATTGAAAAGTTGAAGGAAATTATGAATGAAATTTAA
- the hisA gene encoding 1-(5-phosphoribosyl)-5-[(5-phosphoribosylamino)methylideneamino]imidazole-4-carboxamide isomerase, with product MIILPAIDLKDGKCVRLYQGKMDSSEVVAKDVVETALEFKACKAEYIHMVDLDGAVKGSMKNIDKILDVIDKVKLPIEVGGGIRDMEKIDYLITKGISRVILGTAALNNTDLVIEAVKKHGEKIAVGIDAKDEKVAVDGWMNISSIDYIDFAKEMEKIGVKTIIFTDISKDGTLQGPNLEQLGKIQNSVSCNIIASGGIKSIEDLKTISEMGIYGAITGKAIYSGNIDLKEAIKVCK from the coding sequence GTGATAATACTTCCAGCTATAGATTTAAAGGATGGAAAATGTGTAAGGTTATATCAAGGAAAAATGGATTCTTCTGAAGTAGTAGCTAAGGATGTTGTGGAAACGGCATTGGAATTTAAGGCTTGCAAGGCAGAATATATTCATATGGTGGATTTAGATGGAGCAGTTAAAGGTTCTATGAAGAATATAGATAAAATTTTAGATGTAATAGATAAAGTGAAATTACCTATAGAGGTTGGCGGCGGAATAAGGGATATGGAAAAGATAGATTATCTCATAACTAAGGGAATAAGCAGAGTTATATTGGGTACAGCAGCTCTAAATAATACTGATTTAGTAATTGAAGCAGTTAAAAAACATGGAGAAAAAATAGCAGTAGGGATAGATGCAAAAGATGAAAAAGTAGCTGTAGATGGTTGGATGAATATAAGCAGCATAGATTACATAGATTTTGCCAAAGAGATGGAGAAAATAGGAGTTAAAACTATCATTTTCACTGATATAAGTAAGGATGGAACACTTCAAGGACCTAATTTAGAACAATTAGGCAAAATACAAAATAGTGTAAGCTGCAATATAATAGCTTCTGGTGGAATCAAAAGTATAGAAGATTTAAAGACCATAAGTGAAATGGGCATTTATGGAGCTATAACAGGCAAGGCTATATATTCCGGAAATATAGATTTGAAAGAAGCTATAAAGGTTTGCAAATAG
- the hisH gene encoding imidazole glycerol phosphate synthase subunit HisH, which yields MNILISIIDYGMGNLRSVQKALEYIGEKAVITSNIEEILKSDGVILPGVGAFPDAMENLKEKSLDNALKEVVNKGIPTLGICLGMQLLFSKGEEVRECDGLGFFKGTIKKMYGDIKIPHMGWNSLKMEKQCALLKGINEESYVYFVHSFYAEIEEKNILKATTKYGIDVPAVVNKGNLFGAQFHPEKSGDVGIKILKNFASLI from the coding sequence GTGAATATATTGATTTCAATCATAGATTATGGAATGGGAAATTTAAGAAGTGTCCAAAAGGCTTTAGAATATATAGGTGAGAAAGCTGTAATAACTTCAAATATAGAAGAAATATTAAAAAGTGACGGCGTTATTCTTCCAGGTGTAGGAGCTTTTCCTGATGCTATGGAAAATTTAAAAGAAAAATCTCTGGATAATGCTTTGAAAGAAGTTGTAAATAAAGGAATACCTACTCTTGGTATATGTCTTGGGATGCAGCTCTTATTTTCAAAGGGAGAGGAAGTAAGGGAGTGTGATGGTTTAGGATTCTTTAAAGGAACTATAAAAAAGATGTATGGAGACATAAAAATACCTCATATGGGATGGAATAGTCTTAAAATGGAAAAACAATGTGCTTTGCTTAAGGGAATAAATGAAGAAAGTTATGTGTATTTTGTTCATTCATTTTATGCAGAGATAGAGGAAAAGAACATACTAAAGGCTACAACCAAATATGGAATAGATGTACCAGCAGTTGTAAACAAAGGCAATTTATTTGGAGCACAGTTTCATCCAGAAAAAAGTGGAGATGTGGGTATAAAGATTCTTAAAAATTTTGCTAGTTTGATTTAG
- the hisB gene encoding imidazoleglycerol-phosphate dehydratase HisB: MRTAQIDRKTLETDISIEINLDGSGKHDIDTGIGFFDHMLCLMSKHGLIDVKIKAKGDLYVDPHHTIEDVGITFGKCIEKALEDKSGIKRYGTVFLPMDEALAMVSMDISGRAYIVFDAEFNSDRVGEMDTELVEEFFRAVAFNAGITLHEKILYGKNSHHMIEALFKAFGKALKEAITKDERIKGVMSTKGSL, translated from the coding sequence ATGAGAACAGCACAAATAGATAGAAAAACTTTAGAAACGGATATAAGTATAGAGATAAACTTAGATGGAAGCGGAAAACATGATATAGATACAGGTATAGGATTCTTTGATCATATGCTATGTCTTATGTCAAAGCATGGATTAATAGATGTTAAGATAAAAGCAAAGGGGGACCTTTATGTAGATCCACATCATACTATTGAAGACGTAGGGATAACTTTTGGAAAATGTATAGAAAAAGCTTTAGAAGATAAGAGTGGTATAAAAAGATATGGAACAGTATTTCTTCCTATGGATGAGGCTTTAGCTATGGTTTCTATGGATATAAGTGGAAGAGCATATATAGTATTTGATGCTGAATTTAATTCAGATAGAGTTGGAGAAATGGATACAGAACTAGTAGAAGAATTTTTTAGAGCAGTGGCTTTTAATGCAGGTATAACTCTTCATGAGAAAATACTTTATGGAAAAAATAGTCATCATATGATTGAAGCTTTATTTAAAGCTTTTGGTAAGGCTTTAAAAGAAGCTATCACAAAGGATGAAAGAATAAAAGGAGTTATGTCTACAAAAGGAAGCTTATAG
- the hisD gene encoding histidinol dehydrogenase has product MSIINTISGNTKAGKDFLKSLRNREESVHQEVTKQVEIILRDVKEKGDEALISYTNQFDSKNIDKKNICVTKKEIDEAYENVDKEFIDAINLAVKNIKFFHEKQKRNSWMITNENEVVLGQQIRPLQKVGIYVPGGTAAYPSSVLMNTIPAKVAGVRSITMVTPPSKDGSINPNILVAADIAGVDKIYKAGGAQAVAALAFGTETIDRVDKVVGPGNVYVAMAKKSVYGNVDIDMIAGPSEILVIADENANPKYIAADLMSQAEHDKLASSILITTSQDLAEEVKKQLKMQVENLSRKDIILHSLKNYGAIIVVDSIEKAIEMSNDIAPEHLELCIEDPFLSLGYVKNAGSIFLGYFAPEPLGDYIAGPNHVLPTSGTARFFSPLSVDDFVKKSSFIRYSKEALLDVGDKVIKLAETEGLTAHANSIKIRMQDNISSKN; this is encoded by the coding sequence ATGAGTATTATAAATACCATATCTGGAAATACAAAAGCTGGAAAAGATTTTTTGAAAAGCTTACGAAACAGAGAAGAGTCAGTACACCAAGAAGTAACTAAGCAAGTTGAAATAATCCTCAGAGATGTAAAAGAAAAAGGTGATGAGGCTTTAATTTCTTATACGAATCAGTTTGATAGTAAAAATATAGATAAAAAAAACATTTGTGTAACTAAAAAAGAAATAGATGAGGCTTATGAAAATGTAGACAAAGAATTTATTGATGCTATAAATTTAGCTGTAAAAAATATAAAGTTTTTTCATGAGAAGCAGAAAAGAAATTCATGGATGATTACAAATGAAAATGAAGTTGTATTGGGGCAACAGATAAGGCCATTACAAAAGGTAGGAATATATGTTCCTGGAGGCACTGCTGCTTATCCATCATCAGTACTTATGAATACAATTCCAGCTAAAGTGGCTGGAGTACGTAGTATAACTATGGTAACTCCTCCATCAAAGGATGGAAGTATAAACCCTAATATTTTAGTAGCAGCAGATATAGCTGGAGTAGATAAGATTTATAAAGCAGGAGGAGCTCAAGCTGTTGCGGCATTAGCTTTTGGAACAGAAACTATAGATAGAGTTGATAAAGTAGTAGGGCCTGGGAATGTCTATGTGGCTATGGCTAAGAAAAGTGTTTATGGAAATGTAGACATAGATATGATAGCAGGACCTAGTGAAATATTGGTTATAGCAGATGAAAATGCTAATCCAAAATATATAGCAGCAGATTTAATGTCTCAAGCTGAACATGATAAGTTAGCATCTTCAATACTAATAACAACTTCACAAGACTTAGCAGAAGAGGTAAAAAAGCAATTAAAAATGCAGGTAGAAAATTTAAGCCGTAAGGATATAATATTACATTCTCTTAAAAATTATGGAGCTATTATAGTTGTTGATAGTATAGAAAAAGCTATTGAAATGTCAAATGATATAGCACCAGAACACTTAGAGTTATGTATAGAAGACCCATTTTTAAGTTTAGGATATGTAAAAAATGCAGGTTCAATATTTCTTGGATATTTTGCACCAGAACCATTAGGAGATTATATAGCTGGGCCTAATCACGTACTTCCAACTAGTGGAACTGCTAGATTTTTCTCACCTCTTTCAGTGGATGACTTTGTAAAGAAGAGCAGTTTTATACGATATTCAAAAGAAGCTTTATTAGATGTAGGGGATAAGGTTATAAAGTTAGCTGAAACTGAGGGGCTTACAGCTCATGCGAATTCTATAAAGATAAGAATGCAAGATAATATAAGTTCGAAAAATTAA
- the hisG gene encoding ATP phosphoribosyltransferase encodes MVNRKTIKIALTKGRIEKCAVDIFHRSGIDCSDLMNKGRKLIFHNDKFNIDFVLVKAPDVLTYVEHGVVDIGIVGKDTLLEQNRNFYEVLDLKFGKCKFAVAGPKNSNFYEGYNRKKIATKYPNVARNYFRKMGQDVEIIKIEGSVELAPILGLADAIVDIVETGNTLKENGLVVYEDICSISARLVVNIASMKMKKEEIQEIVELLQTEMKLGELVLEQ; translated from the coding sequence ATGGTAAATAGAAAAACAATTAAAATAGCTTTAACAAAGGGCAGAATTGAAAAATGTGCTGTAGATATATTTCATAGGTCAGGTATAGATTGTAGTGATCTAATGAATAAGGGTAGAAAGTTAATATTTCATAATGATAAGTTTAATATAGATTTCGTTCTAGTAAAGGCTCCAGATGTGCTTACCTATGTGGAACATGGAGTAGTAGACATTGGTATAGTTGGAAAGGACACATTGTTAGAACAAAATAGAAATTTTTATGAAGTGTTGGATTTAAAGTTTGGAAAATGTAAATTTGCAGTTGCGGGACCTAAAAACTCAAATTTTTATGAAGGATATAACAGGAAAAAAATAGCTACAAAATATCCTAATGTGGCTAGAAACTATTTTAGAAAAATGGGTCAAGATGTAGAAATTATAAAAATAGAAGGTTCTGTAGAATTAGCTCCAATATTAGGATTAGCAGATGCCATAGTGGATATAGTTGAAACAGGAAACACATTAAAAGAAAATGGCTTAGTTGTATATGAAGACATATGTAGCATTAGTGCAAGATTAGTGGTAAATATAGCTAGTATGAAAATGAAGAAAGAGGAAATACAAGAAATAGTGGAGTTACTTCAAACTGAGATGAAATTAGGAGAATTAGTATTAGAGCAATAG
- a CDS encoding ATP phosphoribosyltransferase regulatory subunit encodes MISWKRYIPEGTKDTLFEECTRKVEIENILRKTYTCSGFLEVKSPTLEFYDVFSGESSTLAQEKMYKLFDNHGRILVLRPDMTTPIARIAATKLKEVTHPLRLCYTSNVYRVNESLNGKNSEITQSGIEIIGVKNLKADAEAIITGITALINCGVEDFKVELGHAEFFKAIIENVNIDDEEKEKLRVYIENKNFTALGELLDKNRNNMNKDTLKILKKLPKLFGNMDILDGVYTFTDNEKALEAINDIKSVYEIIKDAGLENYVSVDLGMVHYLNYYTGIIFRGYAEGVGGNILSGGRYDNLIKQFGEQQEATGFAVNVDSIISALENCGQINESKVKKILIYYNNADFKRAYDKALKLREDGSIVELSLFDFQKEAEEYAEEKGMEFIIV; translated from the coding sequence ATGATAAGTTGGAAAAGATATATTCCAGAAGGAACAAAAGATACATTGTTTGAAGAGTGTACAAGGAAAGTAGAAATAGAAAATATACTTAGAAAAACTTATACGTGCAGTGGATTTTTAGAAGTTAAATCTCCTACTTTGGAGTTTTATGATGTTTTTAGTGGTGAAAGTTCTACTTTAGCTCAAGAAAAAATGTATAAGCTATTTGATAATCATGGAAGAATATTAGTACTTAGACCAGATATGACAACACCTATAGCTAGAATAGCTGCTACAAAGTTAAAAGAAGTTACCCATCCATTGAGATTGTGTTATACATCAAATGTTTATAGAGTAAATGAAAGTTTAAATGGAAAAAATAGTGAAATTACTCAGTCAGGTATTGAAATTATTGGAGTTAAAAATTTAAAAGCTGATGCAGAAGCTATAATTACAGGAATAACAGCTTTGATAAATTGCGGAGTAGAGGATTTTAAAGTAGAGCTTGGCCACGCTGAATTTTTTAAAGCCATTATAGAAAACGTGAATATAGATGATGAAGAAAAAGAAAAACTTAGAGTATATATAGAAAACAAAAACTTTACAGCTTTAGGTGAGCTTTTAGATAAAAATAGAAATAATATGAATAAAGATACGTTAAAGATATTAAAGAAATTACCAAAATTATTTGGAAATATGGACATACTAGATGGGGTTTATACTTTTACAGATAACGAAAAAGCATTAGAAGCGATAAATGATATAAAATCAGTATATGAAATAATAAAGGATGCAGGATTAGAAAATTATGTATCTGTGGATTTAGGTATGGTGCATTACTTAAATTATTATACGGGAATAATTTTCAGAGGATATGCAGAAGGTGTTGGAGGAAATATATTAAGTGGAGGAAGATATGATAACTTAATAAAACAGTTTGGTGAACAGCAAGAGGCCACTGGTTTTGCAGTAAATGTAGATAGTATTATAAGTGCCTTAGAAAATTGTGGACAAATTAATGAAAGTAAAGTAAAAAAGATTTTAATTTATTATAATAATGCAGATTTTAAGAGAGCTTATGATAAGGCTTTAAAGCTTAGAGAAGATGGTAGCATTGTAGAATTAAGCTTATTTGATTTTCAAAAAGAAGCTGAAGAATATGCGGAAGAAAAGGGAATGGAGTTTATTATAGTTTAG